A stretch of the Oscillospiraceae bacterium genome encodes the following:
- a CDS encoding PBP1A family penicillin-binding protein: protein MKKQTKRALHYGRYSAYRVVMALLKVFLTVFLVILTTTAMLGVIGVIYVNHNLRADLDVDLNDVTLDQASFIYYIDKTTKKPVQLESLYGRENRVLANFDEIPDTMVKALIAIEDKRFYSHRGVDWKRTAGAFLEQLKASGSTYGGSTITQQLIKNLTGEKEVTIKRKLTEILRALEFEKYNSKERILEWYLNTSYFGQGCYGVKTAARTYFDKELSDITLAEAACIIGITNSPTRYDPLQNPDKNKKRQEVILDEMYQQGVISKAEHDAAVQQKLKFSTKRRAEVESKRSYFVDQVFNDVVQDLIEQKGISKLLAQELVLGGGYHIYTTIDMDVQAAMDEVFTNEESVPKVKGVEKPQSAMVIMDPYTGDVLGLEGGLGVKKGALLLNRATRSTRQPGSSIKPVAVYGPAMQYGVITPYSVIDDVPFSERRGNAWPRNSGGRYLGLVTVLNAITNSRNAPSVHVLHKLTPQSSYNFLIEKLGITTLTPEDEDYAPLALGGLTRGVSVLELTAAYAAFPNHGVYTGPRTYTVVYDSKGNVVLENEPETIVAFDEKNAWYMNNCLQNAVRAGTGSRAKLENGQPAAGKTGTTSDDFDRWFVGYTPYYCGGVWFGFDDPKKIQLESSTNPALTIWKLVMDRLHENLEPQEFFTIENTVQASYCLDSGLAPTDLCRMDPRGSRVATGVFHKDDVPRSSCTAHAAVKVDGESGLLATPYCPEENLREIALLDIERNLPLAGVTVADEAYRVRYFVEGGNSTVGPVPDGFYPPARPVAPEGETLPNDFCQLHLGEEPPADPNAPPDEFPPGGYPDDPDMPWYPGYPDDPNVSNNPDPDNPTWPDTSGVPDTPDVPPPDDVPPYPGWPGSATPEGGVVIPSV, encoded by the coding sequence ATGAAAAAGCAAACGAAACGGGCGCTACATTACGGGAGGTATTCGGCCTATCGTGTGGTCATGGCGCTCCTGAAAGTATTTTTGACGGTCTTCCTGGTTATCCTGACCACCACCGCCATGCTGGGCGTGATCGGCGTCATCTATGTGAACCACAACCTGCGGGCAGATCTGGATGTGGATCTTAACGACGTCACGCTGGACCAAGCGAGTTTTATCTACTACATCGATAAGACCACAAAAAAACCGGTCCAACTTGAGAGCCTGTACGGCCGGGAAAATCGCGTGTTGGCCAATTTTGATGAGATTCCGGATACGATGGTCAAGGCTCTCATCGCCATTGAGGACAAGCGTTTCTACAGCCACCGGGGCGTGGACTGGAAACGCACGGCGGGCGCCTTTTTGGAGCAGCTCAAGGCCAGTGGCTCCACCTACGGCGGCTCGACGATCACACAGCAGCTCATTAAAAACCTGACGGGGGAAAAAGAAGTCACGATCAAGCGTAAGCTCACCGAGATTCTGCGCGCGCTGGAGTTTGAAAAATACAATTCTAAGGAGAGAATCCTGGAGTGGTACCTCAACACCAGCTATTTCGGACAGGGCTGTTACGGCGTCAAAACGGCGGCGCGCACCTATTTTGACAAGGAACTCTCTGACATTACCCTTGCGGAGGCGGCCTGTATCATCGGCATCACCAATTCCCCCACCCGCTACGACCCCCTGCAAAACCCGGACAAAAACAAAAAACGCCAGGAGGTCATCCTGGACGAAATGTACCAGCAGGGCGTCATCTCCAAGGCCGAGCATGACGCGGCTGTGCAGCAGAAGCTGAAATTTTCCACCAAAAGGCGCGCAGAGGTGGAGAGCAAACGGTCCTACTTCGTCGACCAAGTCTTCAACGACGTGGTGCAGGACCTCATTGAGCAAAAAGGTATCTCCAAATTGCTCGCGCAGGAACTCGTGCTCGGCGGCGGCTACCACATCTACACCACGATTGACATGGACGTGCAGGCCGCGATGGACGAGGTGTTCACGAACGAAGAGAGCGTCCCCAAAGTGAAGGGGGTGGAGAAGCCGCAGAGCGCCATGGTGATCATGGACCCCTACACCGGCGACGTGCTCGGGTTGGAGGGCGGTCTTGGCGTGAAGAAGGGCGCGCTTCTGCTCAACCGGGCCACGCGCTCCACGCGCCAGCCGGGCTCCTCCATCAAGCCGGTGGCCGTCTACGGGCCGGCCATGCAGTACGGCGTCATCACGCCGTATTCCGTGATCGACGACGTGCCGTTTTCTGAGCGGCGCGGCAACGCCTGGCCCAGGAACTCGGGTGGGCGCTACCTGGGGCTTGTCACGGTACTGAACGCCATCACAAACTCCCGCAACGCCCCGTCCGTGCATGTCCTGCACAAGCTGACGCCGCAGAGTTCTTACAATTTTCTCATCGAGAAGCTGGGGATCACAACGCTCACGCCGGAGGACGAGGACTATGCGCCGCTCGCGCTGGGCGGCCTCACGCGCGGCGTCAGCGTGCTGGAGCTCACCGCGGCTTACGCCGCCTTCCCCAACCACGGGGTCTACACAGGTCCGCGCACGTACACGGTCGTGTACGATTCCAAGGGCAATGTGGTGCTTGAGAACGAGCCGGAGACCATCGTGGCGTTTGATGAGAAAAATGCCTGGTATATGAACAACTGCCTGCAAAACGCTGTCCGCGCGGGTACCGGTTCGCGCGCCAAACTGGAAAACGGACAGCCGGCCGCCGGCAAGACGGGCACGACCTCCGACGACTTCGACCGTTGGTTTGTCGGCTACACGCCCTACTACTGCGGCGGCGTCTGGTTCGGGTTCGACGACCCGAAGAAGATACAGCTCGAGAGCTCCACCAATCCGGCGCTCACCATCTGGAAGCTCGTCATGGACCGCCTGCACGAAAACCTGGAACCGCAGGAGTTTTTCACGATCGAAAATACCGTCCAGGCGTCCTATTGCCTGGACAGCGGCCTCGCGCCCACGGACTTGTGCCGGATGGACCCGCGCGGCAGCCGGGTCGCCACAGGGGTCTTTCACAAAGACGACGTGCCCAGAAGTTCCTGCACGGCGCACGCTGCGGTGAAGGTGGACGGCGAGAGCGGCCTGCTGGCCACGCCCTACTGCCCGGAGGAGAATTTACGGGAGATCGCGCTGCTGGACATCGAGCGCAACCTACCCCTTGCCGGCGTCACCGTCGCGGATGAGGCCTACCGCGTCCGCTACTTCGTGGAGGGCGGAAATTCCACAGTGGGCCCGGTGCCGGATGGGTTCTATCCTCCGGCGCGGCCTGTCGCGCCGGAGGGCGAGACACTGCCGAACGATTTCTGTCAACTTCATCTGGGCGAGGAGCCGCCGGCGGACCCGAACGCGCCGCCCGATGAGTTTCCGCCGGGCGGGTATCCAGACGATCCGGATATGCCTTGGTACCCCGGGTATCCGGACGATCCAAACGTTTCGAACAACCCGGACCCAGACAATCCAACCTGGCCGGATACATCGGGGGTGCCGGACACGCCGGATGTCCCGCCGCCGGACGACGTCCCGCCATACCCCGGTTGGCCCGGTTCCGCCACGCCGGAGGGGGGCGTCGTCATACCTTCGGTGTAG
- the thyA gene encoding thymidylate synthase: protein MSRADEIFIDNCRAILTRGVWDTGQDVRPRWQDGAPAHTVRLFGVVNRYDLSQEFPILTLRRTYWRSAADELLWIWQKKSNNVRDLKSRIWDAWADEDGSIGKAYGYQLGVLHRYPEGVFDQVDRLRYDLKHNPASRRMITNLYNHADLHEMRLYPCAYSLTCHVDEGVLSAILHQRSQDMLVANNWNVCQYALLLYMLAADAGLRPGTFLHVIADAHIYDRHVPLVEALLRRDPLPAPTLRTDPAMTDFYRFTVDSFSLDDYVYHPFDGAIPVAV from the coding sequence ATGAGCCGGGCCGACGAGATCTTCATCGACAATTGCCGCGCCATTTTGACGCGGGGCGTTTGGGATACCGGGCAGGATGTGCGACCCCGATGGCAGGATGGCGCGCCGGCCCACACGGTCCGGCTGTTTGGTGTTGTCAATCGCTATGACTTGTCGCAGGAGTTTCCGATCCTCACGCTACGGCGCACCTACTGGCGTTCGGCCGCCGATGAATTGCTGTGGATCTGGCAGAAAAAATCGAACAATGTCCGCGACCTCAAGAGCCGGATCTGGGATGCCTGGGCCGACGAAGACGGCAGTATCGGCAAGGCGTACGGCTACCAGCTCGGCGTCCTCCACCGCTACCCGGAAGGTGTTTTCGACCAGGTGGATCGGCTTCGTTACGATCTCAAACACAATCCGGCCAGCCGCCGCATGATCACGAACCTCTACAACCACGCCGATCTCCATGAGATGCGGCTCTACCCCTGTGCCTACTCGCTCACGTGCCATGTGGACGAGGGCGTGCTTTCGGCCATCCTGCACCAGCGCTCGCAGGACATGCTGGTCGCGAACAACTGGAATGTCTGCCAGTACGCATTGCTCCTGTACATGCTGGCCGCCGACGCCGGTTTGCGGCCGGGGACCTTTCTGCACGTGATCGCCGACGCGCACATCTACGACCGACATGTGCCGCTGGTGGAGGCGCTGCTCCGGCGGGATCCGCTGCCCGCGCCTACCCTGCGGACAGATCCGGCCATGACGGATTTTTATCGGTTCACTGTGGACAGCTTCTCGTTGGACGACTACGTCTATCACCCGTTCGACGGCGCCATCCCGGTGGCGGTTTGA
- a CDS encoding dihydrofolate reductase codes for MGRKEGHSAAEMTAIAAVDRHWGIGRNGGLLLSLPPDLRRFRALTLGHTVVMGRRTFQSLPGGHGLPGRRNLVLTRTPDRPLPGAEAVSLSALLALRAPEGGEIFVIGGQSVYELLLPYCRAAHITRIEADLGPADVFFPELDSAPDWRLVSRTETERCEGTVFFYAYYERIAHSLEDSPEAL; via the coding sequence ATGGGACGTAAGGAAGGGCATAGCGCGGCAGAGATGACGGCCATCGCCGCGGTAGACCGGCACTGGGGGATCGGGCGAAACGGCGGCCTGCTGCTGTCCCTGCCGCCCGACCTGCGCCGATTCAGAGCGCTGACGCTCGGGCACACGGTGGTCATGGGCCGCCGCACCTTTCAGTCGCTGCCCGGCGGACACGGCCTGCCGGGCCGCCGCAATCTGGTCCTCACCCGTACGCCGGACCGTCCGCTGCCGGGCGCGGAGGCGGTGTCGCTTTCTGCGCTGCTGGCCCTGCGCGCGCCGGAGGGCGGCGAGATCTTCGTCATAGGGGGGCAGTCTGTCTATGAGCTGCTGCTCCCGTACTGCCGGGCGGCCCATATTACCAGGATCGAGGCCGATCTCGGCCCGGCCGACGTTTTCTTTCCCGAGCTGGACAGCGCCCCCGACTGGCGCCTCGTCTCGCGGACGGAGACGGAACGCTGCGAAGGCACTGTCTTCTTTTACGCCTATTATGAGCGCATTGCGCATTCGTTAGAGGACTCTCCGGAGGCCTTGTGA
- the spoVAC gene encoding stage V sporulation protein AC, translated as MQDISNEEYARLVDRRSPRSPLLKNMICAFVAGGLICVGGQGLFSLYGTLGLPEEETGAAVSVTLVFLGALLTGFGVYDKLSHLAGAGTLVPITGFANAVASPAMEFRSEGFVLGTGARLFTVAGPVIVFGVVASVCYGIVLAICK; from the coding sequence TTGCAAGATATTTCGAATGAGGAATACGCGCGTCTGGTGGACCGGCGGAGCCCGCGCTCGCCGCTTCTCAAAAACATGATCTGCGCCTTTGTCGCGGGCGGCCTCATCTGTGTGGGCGGCCAGGGTCTGTTCTCGCTGTATGGGACGCTGGGCCTGCCAGAGGAGGAGACGGGCGCCGCCGTCTCCGTCACCCTTGTCTTTTTGGGCGCGCTGCTCACCGGATTCGGCGTCTACGACAAACTGTCTCATCTCGCCGGCGCCGGCACCCTCGTGCCCATCACCGGCTTCGCGAACGCCGTCGCGTCGCCCGCCATGGAGTTTCGCAGCGAGGGCTTTGTGCTCGGCACCGGCGCCCGTCTGTTCACGGTGGCCGGTCCGGTCATCGTCTTCGGCGTGGTTGCCTCCGTCTGCTACGGCATTGTGCTGGCAATTTGTAAGTGA
- the nrdG gene encoding anaerobic ribonucleoside-triphosphate reductase activating protein: MQETVKLRAAGRVRESIVDGPGLRYVIFSQGCPHRCEGCHNPHTWPADGGEEVEPEVLLAEIKADGLLRGVTFSGGEPFLQADALAALARRVRTLGLDVWTYTGYTWEELRAADDPAWGRLLAETDVLVDGRYRRDERSYHLRFRGSANQRLIDVPQSLTAGGIILWEV, translated from the coding sequence ATGCAAGAGACGGTCAAGCTGCGCGCAGCCGGGCGGGTGCGGGAGTCCATTGTGGACGGTCCCGGACTTCGGTATGTCATCTTTTCGCAGGGCTGTCCCCATCGCTGTGAGGGCTGTCACAACCCGCATACCTGGCCGGCAGACGGCGGCGAAGAGGTAGAGCCGGAGGTGCTGTTGGCGGAGATAAAGGCGGACGGGCTGCTGCGGGGCGTAACTTTCTCGGGGGGCGAGCCGTTTTTACAGGCGGACGCATTGGCGGCGCTGGCCCGGCGGGTACGCACGCTGGGGCTGGATGTCTGGACATACACGGGCTACACCTGGGAGGAACTGCGCGCGGCGGACGACCCGGCCTGGGGCCGGCTGCTCGCCGAGACGGACGTCCTAGTGGACGGACGTTACCGCCGGGATGAGCGGAGCTACCACCTGCGCTTCCGCGGCAGCGCCAACCAACGTCTGATCGACGTCCCCCAAAGCCTGACCGCCGGCGGCATCATCCTTTGGGAGGTGTAG
- a CDS encoding hydrolase, whose amino-acid sequence MGKSVPEYRGLLRHHFIEVPACIQEASGIRIFGRLIRSLVFSTDVAIIKNINADAVIAVYPFTPQPAITHAVMLAADMPVFAGVGGGVTRGLRVVNLAMDAEFQGATAVVVNAPTQNDVISQLKKTIDIPVVVTVVSELTNIQARLDAGADMLNVSGASRTADIVRKIRQNFPDVPILATGGPNIDTVRETITAGANAITYTPPSSGELFRISMNKYRHEQAGV is encoded by the coding sequence GTGGGCAAATCCGTGCCGGAGTACCGGGGACTGCTTCGCCACCATTTCATTGAGGTACCGGCCTGTATCCAAGAGGCCAGTGGAATCCGCATCTTCGGCCGTCTCATTCGGTCTCTTGTGTTTTCCACCGACGTGGCCATCATCAAAAACATCAATGCCGACGCGGTCATTGCCGTCTACCCGTTCACACCGCAGCCGGCCATCACACATGCTGTCATGCTGGCGGCCGACATGCCGGTCTTCGCCGGCGTGGGCGGCGGTGTAACGCGCGGCCTGCGGGTGGTGAACCTCGCAATGGACGCGGAGTTCCAGGGCGCCACGGCGGTGGTCGTCAATGCACCCACACAAAACGACGTCATTTCGCAACTCAAAAAGACCATCGACATCCCCGTCGTGGTCACGGTGGTCTCTGAGCTCACGAACATTCAGGCGCGGCTGGACGCCGGCGCCGACATGCTGAACGTCTCGGGCGCCTCTCGCACGGCGGATATCGTCCGAAAGATCCGTCAAAACTTCCCGGATGTGCCGATCCTCGCCACCGGCGGTCCCAACATCGACACCGTCCGCGAAACCATCACCGCCGGCGCCAACGCCATCACCTACACCCCGCCCTCCAGCGGGGAGTTGTTCCGCATCTCAATGAACAAATACCGCCACGAACAGGCGGGGGTTTGA
- a CDS encoding peptidoglycan-binding protein: MATGTLCIETRTANSLPVQGVDVMVRDEQGQLLQRLRTDENGKTNVVSLEAPDASDTLVPDSTGPFSSNYQISLSHPSYIGVEYRGVHVYDGVESLVPTNLLPRPNGYDRSVTITVDSIPPVVSGRGPWDRSQQMLGPRALRVLTDVVVPDFITVHLGRPDVNALNVRVPFVDYIKNVASSEIYATWPQASLEANIYAQITFALNRVYAEWYRSRGYPFDITNSTAFDQAFVNNREIFDNLSRLVDRIFNRYARQQGFKNPYFTEYCDGRTVSCPGMSQWGTVTLAEQGLTALEILRSYYPRDLEIVETDNITGIPSSYPGTPLQEGSEGPNVETIQRYLNRIRVNFPLIPQISNPRGIFDAQTEQAVRVFQSVFDLTSDGIVGPSTWYKISFLYVAVTKLSELTGEGERIGIGTTPPTVMLQQGSRGASVNELQFILNMISEFFSAIPPVIQDNVFGTTTRSAVIDFQQMMDLTADGIVGPDTWRALYDVYWGISTNVLHNPPSEELPAYPGTLLQVGSRGESVRLMQQYLSAIAERYLGLPVIAADGVFGSATQNAVMAFQRQFGLAVDGIIGRETWDYIVDVYFDDIPLPPTPPTPPTPPTPPAPQPPYPGYYISVGSQGSYVRLIQRRLNALANVYSAIPQITADGIFGSRTRNAVTIFQRQFGLAADGIVGRATWTRLMAESANLVG, encoded by the coding sequence ATGGCCACAGGAACGTTATGCATCGAGACCAGAACTGCGAATTCGCTGCCCGTTCAAGGTGTGGACGTCATGGTCCGAGACGAACAGGGTCAACTGCTGCAAAGACTTCGGACAGATGAAAACGGCAAGACGAACGTCGTTTCTCTGGAGGCGCCGGATGCCTCCGACACGCTGGTACCGGACAGTACGGGCCCATTTTCTAGTAACTACCAGATCTCGCTGAGCCATCCCAGTTATATCGGCGTCGAGTACCGCGGCGTCCATGTCTACGATGGCGTCGAGTCGTTGGTGCCCACCAACCTGCTTCCGCGGCCGAACGGCTACGACCGGAGCGTCACCATCACAGTGGATTCGATTCCGCCGGTCGTCAGCGGACGCGGCCCCTGGGACAGGTCCCAGCAAATGCTCGGACCGCGGGCTCTGCGGGTCCTGACAGATGTCGTGGTGCCGGACTTTATCACAGTTCACCTGGGCCGGCCGGACGTGAACGCACTGAATGTCCGCGTCCCGTTCGTTGATTACATCAAGAACGTGGCCTCAAGCGAGATCTACGCAACCTGGCCACAGGCGTCGCTGGAGGCCAACATCTACGCGCAGATCACCTTTGCGCTGAACCGGGTCTATGCCGAGTGGTACCGCTCCCGCGGGTATCCGTTCGATATCACAAACTCCACGGCCTTCGACCAAGCCTTTGTAAACAACAGGGAGATCTTCGACAACCTCAGTCGGCTTGTGGACAGGATCTTCAACCGCTATGCCCGCCAGCAAGGGTTCAAAAACCCCTATTTCACGGAGTACTGCGACGGACGGACCGTCTCCTGCCCGGGGATGTCCCAGTGGGGCACGGTGACACTGGCCGAACAGGGTCTCACCGCGCTGGAGATCCTGCGCAGCTATTACCCCCGCGATCTTGAGATCGTGGAGACGGACAACATCACCGGCATCCCGTCCTCCTACCCCGGTACGCCGCTGCAGGAAGGCAGCGAGGGGCCGAATGTGGAGACTATTCAACGGTATCTGAATCGGATCCGGGTGAACTTTCCGCTGATCCCGCAGATTTCTAACCCCAGAGGCATCTTCGACGCGCAGACCGAGCAGGCGGTTAGGGTCTTTCAGAGCGTCTTCGATCTGACGTCGGACGGGATTGTAGGCCCCAGCACCTGGTATAAAATTTCCTTCTTATATGTGGCGGTCACCAAGCTCTCCGAACTGACCGGCGAGGGGGAGCGGATAGGCATCGGGACCACCCCGCCCACGGTCATGCTCCAGCAGGGCAGCCGCGGCGCCAGTGTGAACGAACTGCAGTTCATTTTGAACATGATCTCCGAATTCTTCTCCGCGATCCCGCCGGTGATTCAAGACAACGTCTTCGGCACTACGACGCGCAGCGCCGTCATCGATTTTCAACAGATGATGGACCTGACGGCGGATGGGATCGTGGGTCCGGACACGTGGCGGGCGCTCTACGACGTCTACTGGGGCATCTCGACCAATGTGCTCCATAATCCGCCGAGTGAGGAGCTGCCGGCCTATCCGGGCACGTTGCTGCAGGTTGGCTCAAGAGGGGAGAGCGTCCGGTTGATGCAGCAGTACCTGAGCGCCATCGCGGAACGCTACCTGGGCCTGCCGGTCATTGCAGCCGACGGCGTCTTTGGCAGCGCTACGCAAAACGCGGTGATGGCGTTTCAGCGGCAGTTCGGGCTCGCGGTGGACGGCATCATCGGCCGGGAGACATGGGACTACATCGTGGACGTATATTTCGACGACATTCCTCTGCCGCCCACGCCGCCTACGCCCCCTACGCCGCCCACGCCGCCGGCGCCGCAACCGCCCTACCCGGGGTACTACATCAGCGTAGGTTCTCAGGGCAGCTATGTCCGGCTGATCCAGAGGCGCCTGAACGCGCTGGCCAATGTGTACTCTGCCATCCCGCAGATCACGGCGGACGGCATTTTCGGTAGCCGGACCCGCAATGCGGTGACCATCTTCCAGCGGCAGTTCGGGCTCGCGGCGGACGGTATCGTGGGGCGCGCTACCTGGACCCGCCTCATGGCCGAGTCCGCCAATCTTGTCGGGTGA